The region aataaaacaataagcATTTAAAAGTCTCAATTTAGACTACAATTGTATTCTGCTCATCTTCATTGGCGCTCTACTGCGTAGCTCTATAtcattttcacaaatttatatatattaataaggaGGTATGTTTTTTAAGCAAATACATCAAGGTCTAGCGCTCAGAAGGGTGAAGATTTGCTCAATCCGGCGCCTATCTGTTTGCTGAGTGGCGAAGTATGGACCCCGATGGACGAAGGAAATCTTTTAGACTCTGTACTCGATTGCGTACTTTCGCAGATGCAGCCAGTATGTCTCGCCGAACAAGGCTTCTGTGTCTCATTTCTTCAATTGGACTCCGTTCTCTCGCCTTCCAAAGTAAGTATAtcggtaaaattttattccaattTGTATGTCTATGAACGTCTGTTGCTTTGTGCAGAGTAGCGAGATGGAGGAAGTGGAGAACGTAAGTAACGGCGCAGCAAGTCCCGGATCAGTGACTTCGACGGCAAGCAAAAGACTGGAGCGTCAGGTGAACGAGGACGTGCGCGCGACTATGGCCGCGATATTCCCGTCATTGGAAACCGAGTTGAACAACTTTATCGGATTCCTGGACAAAATCGACAGCTTGTGAGTTGGGggttttgaaaaaattacttcTGCATGTAAAATTATCTGGAGTTTTTATCAAGCGGCTTTCAAAtcattaatacatataatttctctaatccttacttttattatatacttaatatatatactgtataaGTGTAATTGTATATTTGCAGTTGGTGCATGTATGTATTAGTGCGTTTATCACAACACGTCATGTCTGCTCAAGATACCGGATCGTTTCTATCGATGACATTCGCATCCGCTCTGATCCACGTGAAACGAGCGTTCGATAAATTCGTGCAAGCACAGCTGCAGTCCatattatgcgacacgaaagtCAATCGTCGACACAAATGTGGTATATTGCCATATATAGAGAACTTCGGGCCATTTGCGAGAACCGCAGAGAAAATTTTCCGCAATTCTGACAGGAAGGTTGATCTTGAAAAGTGGTACACAAAGCTTGTAAGCACTATGTTTGAGGCTATTGTTATTCACAGTCGAGAACACCACAAAACGCCACAAGAAGTTATAAAAATGGgtaattggaaaaaattcaatatttaataaaattgtctaattttaattactaataattataataatatttgtcacACTTTATAGAGAATTTTCATCATCTCTATGATCTCCTTTCGCAACTAAAAATCTCGGTTTTGGATCACGAGCGAAAGGAAGCCAAGCAAAAATATCAGGATGCACTTCGTGCTTATGTTACGCAGTATTTTGGACGACCTCTTGAGAAACTTAATGTAAATTGccatttaaaaatacttttatgaTTGCATAAGAATATGTTGAATTGaagaacgtttattttttagctTTTCTTCGAAGGCGTACAAGCCAAAGTAGGGGCTGGTGTGAAAGAATCTGAAGTCAGTTACCAGATGGCCTTCAGTAAGCAAGAGTTGCGACGCGTAGTGAAGGAATATCCGGCAAGGGAAGTTAAGAAAGGTCTGGAGAACTTGTATCGAAAAGTTGAGAAGCATCTATGCGAAGAAGAGAATTTGTTACAAGTAAGTAGAACGTGGGAGAGATGTGTTTCACATTTCCCACGATTTTTGACgataattgcaatataatCCCATGtgaaaaaacatgaaaattactttcttatctattataattgtttcatttatttctaatatttttaggTTGTTTGGCGCGAGATGCAAAATGAATTTATCGCGCAATATAGAAACATTGAAGAACTAATCCAACGCTGTTATCCAGATAGCAATGTGACACTTGAGTTTACCATACAggatattttagaatttttctcAGAAATAGCACGatctcattaaattaaaatgcaattttcttttcattattatttcatttgacttaatgttaatatgattattataacaagtttatatatatatgtatttatatatagagttGTAATATATAGGTAGATAAGTAATATATGTCTTTGAGTGATATACAAGGGCTATTAAAAAAGTTCCTgaactttataatattttgggGTTTACTTACAACTTACAACTTAGTCAGCTTAGTCAGAAGGAGATAGTTGACTAAGTTGTAAGTAAACTCCAAAACAAAGTTCAGGAACTTTTTGAACAGCCGTCGTATATCAGATATTGCAATCTTTTATCATGAAAAATTGAGTAGCACTCAAACATAAAGacttattttaacattacaGAGTGATAGTCAAGTGGTGAAGATTAATTTAgctgcaatatattatttatattcaaatatacgcttttcaattattgaaattatatcattttttggtAAGACATGTATTTTCATAGAATAGCTCCTTCAAGATAAACATATTCATAAATATGAACTATTTATTGAGGAGAATACAAGTTATTGCGTGTTATACTTGCATAATAAAGTACATAACATCAACAGCTGTGTGGCCAGATTGCTTCTGTACCTATTTTTATCTAagattttctataaatatttatttgctttcAGCAGGCTCCTCGGGTGGGAAAAAGTTAAAGAAGATAACACCTGACGtttttatctgaaaataaagtgcagaaattacatattatgcGCATCCAtctaatttgcaaaaaatattaaaaatatataaaacttagaAATATAATGAGGTtccattaatataatatatatcaagagATATATAAGAGTAAAATCTTATAATTTGATACATTTAACATTATCTGAGTCTATATAAGTTTGATACGTACATAAGTTATGGTACTGATTAGGACAACAAGGCCAGCGATTAATTGAGCATTGTAAACCTTCTGTCTTGAGTCATAGTGGTCTTTCCACGTCCCACATGGTCCAGGTATGTCATTTATTGTCGCCGGTTTAATATCCAGTGCTTTTGAACTGCTGGAACGAGTGCCTTTAACATCGAAAAATTGCATGTTTAGATGTAAAGTACATTGTCTTATTCTcagtttatatacatttatatgttatttttcgatttatgCATTTGCGCAAAGACAAACAGTCACAGTTTCAATAATGACAACCAATTCGAATAAcaaatttctgataaatttgGAGTAGTTTATGCCGTAGGCAAAATATCaatgttaaatattcaaaCGATACAATCCCAAGTCAAAGTTTTGTATCACGAAAAATCAGAAGCAAAGTCTActaaaaaattgaagtaaaaaaatagattctcTGATAAATTACAAGATCTCGTAACACAGTTTTACAAGCATTATCAATCCCttgtgattaaaaaattgttactttgtcgaaatctaaaaaattggcAGAAAACGTTGATCAAAGAATCTGTCATTAAAGATAGACGAaggattacattatttattatcgccGCGAGTTTGCATAGAGTAATTTAGCGGTGTGTGCAGAAACGCAGATATTATGTAAGGTATAGAGCTGATTGAACCGCGCGATAGAACGAACGGTGAGGCAAGGGAAGTCTTACCGCCTCTGACCAAGTTGCGAGCGATCGGCCGCAACACGTGATTAAGCATTTCGCCGGGATTGTCCTGCACTCGATGCAGTCACGAAAAATCCGCGAAATGTGACACAAGACAGGTGAAATGTCGGAAAATCGGAGAGAAACACCCCTGCGAATTTATCGCGCATAGAACATAAGCGTATCCGAGGAGCAGTCGCTTGATAAGAGATCACGTGATCGTGAGAGATCATCCGCCATCTCGTGAGTTTGTGATGGACGGAAATGTACACGTACTGTCGATAATTAATCATGTGATAGAAACAGACAGACAAAACCGAGCCGtcattgtgtgtgtgtactaccatatacatatatatatatatgtacagtaGTGGTGGACTTATATGTGTGAATATATGATAggatgaaaaaagtttttgccGGATTTCGTCAAAgtcaaataatattgataaattatttaattattggaTGGTCGACCGCTTTTGGCACAtcccttttaattttttttttacataacaaaatattgCTACAGCGCCTTACTTTTCTGTGCGTTATTATCAACGAatcgtaatttataattattataataacgaaACGTTTCATGtgttaatttcatataatttatatgtggaAATTTGCGtgaagatttttttcaaattatacccttcgatatatatattttctataaaacgTAGAGGTGTATacttaaatgtattaaaaaggaaagaaatcttagacttaattaaaattataacttaacTTATGAGCGTtgatcttaataataaattctacatcTATTCTAGGGACCCTGAACATAATCagacataaattaaaataatgatatgtCAGATTATCGTCTTAATCGTATAAACCGAGCGTTGAGCCGGAACGTAAATAAGTATCgattatttcgtaaaaataatataatcatcgaggtataaataatattatccaATGTTGTGTCATGTGTAATATCTGcaactaaattatttataacatattgtatggcgagaaaaaaaaaattaaatgtaaccGCTTCACATGCACCTTCCTATTAACGCTTTTTGACACCTGTATTTATCTTAATGGGATTGTAAAGGTATCAGAGTGTGCCAGATAATGCCAATGGTTTTTTTACCCAATTTtacacatttacatttttgttaacGCCATTGATTCGGGTTCTTCAACAAATAATGCAATTCGACTTTTCTTGTACATTCCCATTGGCCTTCTCGATCTCCTTCAGTAGCGTGTGAAAAATATCTGCAACAGACTATTGAAAAACGCGTTTTAACGTTGAAAATTCCGTAGTATACGCTCGAGAGAGCGGAAAGGTATCCGCAGATGTACCTCATTTTGTTTCGCACTGGTTTCTAGAAATGCCGCGTTCCAAGAGTTTGCTAAACGCTTTCCCTGATCCGTCGTGACCATACGATCAACGTACAGGTCCGTCTTGTTGCCCACTAACACGATCGGAACACTGTAAAGAAAAGGATAATGTTCGATGTGTAAAAGAGTCCAGTTCgacgaataaaattatgcgAACGCGTCGAGCACTCCGAGAATGCGGATACCTACTGGAGCTTTCCGGTGATGTCGAGTaatttgtcataaataatttgtacaatCTCAAAACTCTTTGAACTGGTTATGCTATACACCAGGACGTAGCCGTGGATGTCCATCGAATACTGAGTAGGAAATATACTATATTCATCCTGTCCGGACGTATCTACTAACTTGAGTTCATAATCTTGACTATTTACTCGTGTACTCTTTGTGAACGCTGTAACATAATGAAAGATCTGTGTAGTATCACTTAACGCGATCTATATTTCTAC is a window of Temnothorax longispinosus isolate EJ_2023e chromosome 1, Tlon_JGU_v1, whole genome shotgun sequence DNA encoding:
- the Cox7b gene encoding uncharacterized protein Cox7b, whose amino-acid sequence is MLNHVLRPIARNLVRGGTRSSSSKALDIKPATINDIPGPCGTWKDHYDSRQKVYNAQLIAGLVVLISTITYIKTSGVIFFNFFPPEEPAESK
- the Rheb gene encoding GTP-binding protein Rheb homolog — translated: MPPKQRKIAILGYRSVGKSSLSIQFVEGQFVDSYEPTIENTFTKSTRVNSQDYELKLVDTSGQDEYSIFPTQYSMDIHGYVLVYSITSSKSFEIVQIIYDKLLDITGKLHVPIVLVGNKTDLYVDRMVTTDQGKRLANSWNAAFLETSAKQNESVADIFHTLLKEIEKANGNVQEKSNCIIC